In the genome of Mycobacterium kansasii ATCC 12478, one region contains:
- a CDS encoding methionyl-tRNA formyltransferase gives MRVVSFGFQTWGYKTLQALIELGHDVVLAVTHPASDQSYKAIWSDSVEKLARDHGIPVHITERADPETIDVVKRAEPDVIVVNSWYSWMPPELYNLPPHGTLNLHDSLLPKFTGFSPVLWALISGESEFGLTVHRMDDGFDTGDILIQHSLPIGPTDTATELVVRGMGLIPGALREALDALESGTAVWRPQNKAERTYFHKRAERDSLIDWNWPAEDLERFVRALSDPYPRAFSYYRGERIEVLEAQVSQARYGGTPGRVIVQEGGGAVVSGPSAYRGANRGLVITRVRGADGAEHRGEQFFSRGGYLGSQA, from the coding sequence ATGCGCGTCGTGTCGTTCGGTTTTCAGACCTGGGGGTACAAGACGCTGCAGGCGCTGATCGAGCTGGGTCACGACGTGGTGCTTGCGGTCACCCATCCGGCCAGCGACCAGTCGTACAAGGCCATCTGGTCGGACTCGGTGGAAAAGCTCGCGCGTGACCATGGCATCCCGGTGCACATCACCGAGCGAGCCGACCCGGAAACCATCGACGTCGTCAAGCGCGCCGAACCCGACGTCATCGTGGTCAACAGCTGGTACAGCTGGATGCCGCCGGAGCTCTACAACCTGCCGCCGCACGGCACGCTGAACCTCCACGATTCGCTGCTGCCGAAGTTCACCGGGTTCTCCCCGGTGCTGTGGGCGCTGATCAGCGGCGAGTCCGAATTCGGGTTGACCGTGCACCGCATGGACGACGGCTTCGACACCGGCGACATCCTGATCCAGCATTCGTTGCCGATCGGGCCCACCGACACCGCGACCGAACTGGTCGTTCGCGGCATGGGATTGATCCCCGGTGCGCTACGGGAAGCGCTGGACGCGCTGGAGTCGGGCACCGCCGTCTGGCGCCCGCAGAACAAGGCCGAGCGGACGTATTTCCACAAGCGCGCCGAGCGCGACAGCCTGATCGACTGGAACTGGCCGGCCGAGGACCTCGAGCGGTTCGTACGCGCGTTGTCCGACCCCTATCCGCGCGCGTTCAGCTACTACCGGGGCGAGCGGATCGAAGTGCTCGAGGCTCAGGTTTCCCAGGCCCGGTACGGTGGTACGCCGGGCCGGGTGATCGTGCAGGAGGGCGGCGGCGCGGTGGTGTCCGGGCCCAGCGCCTATCGGGGGGCCAACCGGGGCCTGGTCATCACCCGGGTGCGCGGTGCCGACGGGGCCGAGCACCGTGGGGAGCAGTTCTTTTCCCGCGGCGGCTATTTGGGCAGTCAGGCTTGA
- a CDS encoding thioesterase II family protein, with protein MPRKLGWIRQFHQPGSPASPPLLIFPHAGAGASAYRALSKALSATFDVVVFQYPGRQDRAAEPLLESIPDLARGAFDEFSASAHNDGVPLVTFGHSLGAMVSFEFARLAEAQGIQVRQVYVSAAVAPCHAAAKPPHPADDEEILTHIATLEGTDSGVYGNRDLMRLALPVIKADYRAFDAYCCAETVRITAPIHALGGDRDPIVTLGDLYGWGKHTDTIQVTMFDGGHFFLDDHLDAVARLLASCAQCQQTS; from the coding sequence ATGCCCCGCAAACTAGGGTGGATCAGGCAGTTTCACCAACCGGGTTCGCCCGCGAGCCCGCCGCTGCTGATTTTTCCGCACGCCGGCGCCGGCGCCTCGGCCTACCGCGCACTCTCGAAAGCGCTGAGCGCGACGTTCGACGTCGTTGTTTTCCAATACCCGGGACGTCAGGACCGGGCAGCCGAACCTCTGTTGGAGTCGATCCCCGACCTCGCGCGCGGAGCGTTCGACGAGTTCTCGGCATCGGCGCACAATGACGGGGTTCCGCTGGTGACCTTCGGTCACAGCCTGGGCGCCATGGTCTCGTTCGAGTTCGCCCGGCTTGCCGAAGCCCAGGGAATCCAGGTCCGGCAGGTTTATGTGTCCGCGGCGGTGGCCCCGTGTCACGCCGCCGCCAAACCACCGCATCCGGCGGATGACGAGGAGATCCTCACCCACATCGCCACACTCGAAGGCACCGACTCCGGCGTCTACGGCAACCGCGACCTGATGAGATTGGCGCTTCCGGTCATCAAAGCCGACTATCGAGCCTTCGACGCGTACTGCTGCGCTGAAACCGTCAGAATCACGGCCCCGATTCATGCGCTGGGGGGTGATCGCGACCCGATTGTCACCTTGGGTGATCTGTACGGGTGGGGCAAGCACACCGACACCATTCAGGTCACCATGTTCGACGGCGGACATTTTTTCCTGGACGATCATCTCGACGCCGTCGCCCGGCTGCTGGCCTCGTGCGCGCAATGCCAGCAGACGTCATGA
- a CDS encoding polyketide synthase encodes MIDAAGDHVVISGMAVEAPGGIDSPGALWSALSESRELLGPFPRDRGWPIDELLSLSRRDSWGRVCDAGGFLDGATTFDPPFFGITHREALVMHPQQRVAMRVAWQALENAGVNPGALEGEFGGCYVGMSMTEYGPRTAQADAYTGHRTVGMGQLGGAGRISHCLGLTGPSMCIDSACGSSLTALQLAANAVAMDECEWALAGAVCVLGAPAAFFEFAKLNALADDGHCRAYSDDASGTVWGEGAGMVLVERESRARQLGHRIYGRILAVRTNHNGKGKPILVPRVRAQEQVIRKTLDAAGIDAADVGMIEGHGTATLAGDPVELLALFKTYGAAGSEALLGSVKSNAGHAQAAAGILGLIKLLLAGRHGRIPPTLFADNPTKKLDWDLTGLRLATTLHEWQPRDGVRYGAVSSFGAGGANAHAIIAMPVTNGE; translated from the coding sequence ATGATCGACGCCGCAGGCGATCACGTCGTCATTTCCGGCATGGCCGTGGAGGCACCCGGGGGAATCGACAGCCCCGGCGCCTTGTGGTCGGCGCTGTCCGAGTCGCGCGAGCTGCTCGGCCCGTTTCCCCGCGATCGCGGCTGGCCGATCGACGAGCTGCTATCCCTGTCCCGGCGCGACAGCTGGGGCCGGGTGTGCGACGCCGGCGGATTCCTCGATGGCGCAACGACATTCGACCCGCCCTTCTTCGGCATCACCCATCGCGAGGCCCTGGTGATGCATCCCCAGCAACGGGTGGCCATGCGGGTGGCGTGGCAGGCGCTGGAAAACGCCGGGGTCAATCCGGGCGCGCTCGAAGGCGAATTCGGCGGCTGTTATGTCGGCATGTCGATGACCGAGTACGGCCCCCGCACCGCGCAGGCCGATGCCTACACCGGCCACCGCACCGTCGGGATGGGACAGCTCGGCGGGGCGGGCCGCATCTCACACTGTCTTGGACTGACCGGCCCCTCCATGTGCATCGACTCGGCGTGCGGATCGTCGTTGACGGCACTTCAGTTGGCCGCCAACGCGGTTGCCATGGACGAGTGCGAATGGGCGCTGGCCGGTGCCGTATGTGTTCTGGGAGCACCGGCCGCGTTTTTCGAGTTCGCAAAGCTCAACGCCCTTGCCGACGACGGGCATTGCCGCGCCTACTCCGACGATGCCAGCGGCACGGTATGGGGTGAGGGCGCCGGAATGGTTCTCGTCGAACGGGAGTCGCGGGCGCGGCAATTGGGTCACCGGATCTACGGACGCATCCTGGCTGTCCGCACCAACCACAACGGTAAAGGCAAGCCGATCCTGGTGCCGCGAGTGCGCGCGCAGGAGCAGGTCATCCGCAAGACGCTTGACGCGGCCGGAATCGACGCCGCCGACGTGGGCATGATCGAAGGGCACGGCACCGCAACGCTGGCGGGCGACCCGGTGGAATTGCTGGCGCTCTTCAAGACTTACGGCGCAGCGGGATCCGAAGCATTGCTGGGCTCGGTAAAGTCCAACGCCGGGCACGCGCAGGCGGCGGCGGGAATCCTCGGACTGATCAAACTGCTGCTCGCGGGCCGGCACGGCCGGATTCCGCCAACCCTGTTCGCGGACAACCCGACCAAAAAGCTCGACTGGGACCTGACCGGCCTGCGTCTGGCCACCACGCTGCACGAGTGGCAGCCGCGAGACGGTGTCCGTTACGGCGCCGTGTCGTCGTTCGGCGCCGGCGGCGCCAATGCGCACGCCATCATCGCCATGCCGGTAACCAACGGGGAGTGA
- the nbtC gene encoding nocobactin polyketide synthase NbtC has translation MVSREAAAVLTYVADHPGVAPHQIADMLFRTRIARKHRALAMVTDRDGLISALRAIIAGSEHPSVVRTQCAAAPRRVAYVFPGQGGQRPGMGRLFYQTVPAFRAEVNRCAEAFQAQLGTSPLNYLLDEGLSVDDAAITLQPALFTQMAGLAAMWRSVGVAPNATIGHSQGEIAAAYVSGAITLADAVSIIGIRARAADGFAAGDYAMAVIAADRDACEDALARCSGWAQLSVINSPNLAGISGDRETVQAIVDTFSRRDTFARVIEVRFPAHTSAISALGDDFCAAIRRELRNPKFLDTDIDCLGATLGGPITQDLPLDQYWFWNLRNTVRFDKAIAAAVTRGIDTFVELAVHPSLQLAIEENLAAVSDDGDDRDPIVVGTCNRTATDLGDFTRNLAHAAVHDLTYPWDRLCVERDGPVALPLPDFPNTVMNETKLWLPYDEASSRRAAQTSTAATTPGPARNLTAPTATPRLLVENWVRLSQRSLVPPRSIGLVDHTGACAALAAGLCAAAADLGATARVIDDRNSSATTGLDTLVVLLPRSAKLDDGAAAAAVAAFFSDRTWWPGISEAITDCWLVTVGGEAVVADDPSPDPVHAAAISGFRSIGCEHPGVCFRYLDLPAESPFPDAPSTVLSALHTGQESAVALRDGVLYAKRIVESDASVADSSLTAPQHVLIIGGTGNLGLDFCEYLAHRGARRITLVSRSGETAAVANRLQQIRSATSARIEVAACDVGDPAAVVRLAKAAHDAPADLIVHAAVQYSGMELADITTEKAQQALCAKVVGISTILETFPRTADCRILLCSSVAATVGGRGLIVYAASNRMLDAMAHRLRSKGLDCVSVQWGQWHLASAAADTGMAKLAFTGLLPMSASEALALGMGRLRGNAIVAAFDAERATSVLQACGHGTLLSQLTSPVTVGNSAQDATATGAIRRLLSLLAGAIGVDDVEEIDTAVPMVALGLDSLQALELRRRVRAEFDHELEVSDLLGGASIDDVLAMLR, from the coding sequence CTGGTGTCCCGCGAGGCCGCTGCGGTGCTGACGTATGTGGCCGACCATCCCGGCGTGGCCCCGCATCAGATCGCCGACATGCTTTTCCGGACAAGGATTGCCCGCAAGCACCGGGCCCTGGCCATGGTAACCGACCGCGACGGGTTGATCAGCGCCCTGCGGGCCATTATCGCCGGGAGCGAGCACCCGTCGGTGGTGCGCACTCAGTGCGCCGCCGCGCCCCGGCGAGTGGCCTACGTGTTTCCCGGCCAGGGTGGCCAGCGCCCGGGGATGGGGCGACTTTTCTACCAGACGGTCCCGGCATTCCGGGCCGAGGTCAATCGCTGCGCCGAGGCATTTCAGGCACAGCTGGGCACCTCGCCACTGAATTACCTTCTCGACGAAGGCCTTTCGGTTGACGACGCCGCGATCACCCTCCAGCCCGCGTTGTTCACCCAGATGGCCGGCCTGGCCGCGATGTGGCGATCGGTGGGCGTTGCGCCGAACGCCACCATCGGGCACAGCCAGGGAGAGATCGCCGCGGCTTACGTCTCGGGCGCAATCACCTTGGCGGACGCGGTCAGCATCATCGGGATCCGCGCTCGCGCCGCCGACGGGTTCGCCGCCGGTGATTACGCCATGGCAGTCATCGCCGCCGACCGCGACGCCTGCGAGGACGCGCTCGCACGGTGTTCGGGCTGGGCGCAGCTGTCGGTGATCAATTCGCCCAACCTGGCCGGAATCTCGGGCGATCGGGAAACGGTGCAGGCCATCGTCGACACCTTTTCTCGGCGCGACACGTTCGCCCGGGTTATCGAAGTCCGATTCCCCGCACACACCAGCGCGATCAGTGCGCTGGGCGACGACTTCTGCGCTGCCATCCGACGCGAACTGCGGAATCCGAAGTTTCTCGACACCGATATCGACTGCCTCGGCGCCACGCTGGGCGGACCCATCACACAGGATCTGCCGCTGGACCAGTACTGGTTCTGGAACCTGCGCAATACCGTTCGATTCGACAAGGCGATCGCCGCCGCGGTAACACGCGGCATCGACACCTTTGTCGAACTGGCCGTACATCCGTCGCTGCAATTGGCCATCGAAGAAAACCTCGCCGCCGTTTCCGACGACGGCGACGACCGCGATCCCATAGTGGTGGGCACCTGCAATCGGACGGCGACCGATCTCGGCGACTTCACCCGAAACCTCGCGCACGCTGCCGTACACGACCTGACCTATCCCTGGGACCGCCTGTGCGTCGAGCGCGACGGCCCGGTCGCGCTGCCGCTGCCCGACTTCCCCAACACCGTGATGAACGAGACGAAACTGTGGCTGCCCTACGACGAGGCGTCATCCCGGCGCGCTGCTCAAACATCCACCGCGGCAACCACACCCGGCCCCGCCCGCAACTTGACCGCACCGACCGCCACGCCGCGACTTCTCGTCGAGAATTGGGTCCGGCTGTCCCAGCGCTCGCTGGTACCGCCGCGCTCGATCGGACTGGTGGATCACACCGGCGCCTGCGCCGCCCTGGCCGCCGGCCTGTGCGCCGCGGCCGCAGATCTGGGCGCAACCGCCCGCGTCATCGATGACCGAAACAGCTCTGCGACAACCGGTCTGGATACGCTCGTGGTACTTCTCCCACGGTCGGCGAAACTCGACGACGGCGCGGCCGCAGCCGCGGTTGCGGCATTTTTTTCCGACCGCACGTGGTGGCCGGGTATCAGTGAGGCAATCACCGATTGTTGGCTGGTGACCGTGGGCGGCGAGGCGGTGGTTGCCGACGATCCGTCACCGGATCCCGTGCATGCGGCCGCAATTTCGGGTTTCCGCAGTATCGGCTGCGAACATCCGGGCGTCTGTTTCCGGTATCTCGATCTGCCTGCCGAGTCGCCGTTCCCGGACGCGCCGTCCACCGTACTCTCGGCGCTGCACACCGGGCAGGAATCGGCGGTTGCCCTGCGCGACGGTGTTCTGTACGCCAAGCGGATCGTCGAAAGCGACGCTTCGGTAGCCGATTCGAGTCTCACCGCACCACAGCATGTCCTCATCATCGGCGGGACCGGAAACCTCGGACTCGATTTCTGTGAGTACCTTGCGCACCGCGGGGCGCGGCGAATCACGCTGGTCAGCAGATCCGGTGAGACCGCGGCAGTGGCAAACCGGTTACAGCAGATCCGGTCTGCCACCTCGGCGCGCATCGAGGTCGCCGCGTGCGACGTCGGTGACCCCGCAGCAGTGGTCCGGCTGGCCAAAGCCGCTCACGACGCACCCGCGGATCTCATCGTCCACGCCGCCGTCCAGTATTCGGGAATGGAACTGGCCGACATCACCACGGAGAAGGCGCAACAAGCGTTGTGCGCCAAGGTGGTTGGCATCTCGACGATACTGGAAACGTTTCCGCGGACCGCCGACTGCCGCATCCTGCTCTGTTCGTCGGTAGCGGCGACCGTCGGGGGTCGAGGCCTGATCGTTTATGCCGCATCCAACCGAATGCTCGACGCCATGGCGCACCGGCTCCGATCCAAGGGCCTGGATTGCGTGTCGGTGCAGTGGGGCCAGTGGCACCTCGCTTCCGCTGCCGCCGACACCGGGATGGCGAAGCTGGCTTTCACCGGTCTGCTGCCGATGTCCGCCTCCGAAGCGCTGGCCCTGGGGATGGGTCGGCTTCGCGGGAATGCGATCGTTGCCGCGTTCGATGCGGAGCGTGCGACTTCGGTATTGCAGGCCTGCGGCCACGGCACGCTGTTGTCACAGCTGACTTCGCCGGTGACGGTAGGCAACTCGGCTCAGGATGCGACTGCGACGGGTGCTATCCGCCGCTTGCTAAGCCTGCTGGCAGGCGCGATCGGCGTCGACGACGTCGAAGAGATCGACACCGCGGTTCCGATGGTCGCGCTCGGCTTGGATTCGTTGCAAGCGCTGGAATTGCGTCGCCGCGTCAGGGCGGAGTTCGATCACGAACTCGAGGTCTCCGATCTGCTGGGCGGAGCGTCGATCGACGACGTTCTGGCCATGTTGCGCTAG
- the mbtG gene encoding NADPH-dependent L-lysine N(6)-monooxygenase MbtG: MSGTLAIVGAGAKAVAVAAKAAALREMGLDAVDVVAIERAGVAANWRARGGWTDGRQRLGTSPEKDVGFPYRSALVPGRNAELDERMMRWSWQSYLVATDQFVGWIDRGRPAPTHDSWARYLRWVANAVGLKVVRGEMVHLSVAGLRWIVHTPDTTVTADSVMITGPGQPQRSMLPEDPRMLSIAQFWQRTAGDNRIVADEVAVIGGGETAASILNELFHHRVSTITAISPQATLFTRGEGFFENSLFSDPAQWCSLTRAERRDYIARTDRGVFSARAQELLLADERIRHLRGRVADAQNRAGRIRITVHTDRPQPADRGGLAPAGVTTAGLCHSAPGNELSTTVHDFDLVVDGSGADPLWFLPLLDQDAVDMLELELGGPLTSDRLEESIGHDLAVQGLHPKLFLPNLSGFNAGPGFPNLSCLGLLADRVLGAEIGVSDASRGRSGEYQSV; encoded by the coding sequence TGCCGGCGCCAAGGCGGTGGCGGTGGCCGCGAAGGCGGCTGCGCTGCGGGAAATGGGTCTCGACGCGGTTGACGTAGTCGCCATCGAACGCGCCGGCGTGGCGGCCAACTGGCGGGCCCGCGGCGGCTGGACGGACGGCCGGCAGCGGCTGGGCACCAGCCCGGAAAAGGACGTCGGCTTTCCGTATCGGTCTGCTCTGGTTCCTGGTCGCAACGCCGAACTCGACGAGCGGATGATGCGGTGGAGTTGGCAATCGTATCTGGTTGCGACGGACCAATTCGTGGGCTGGATCGACCGGGGTAGGCCGGCGCCCACCCACGACAGCTGGGCTCGATATTTGCGCTGGGTTGCCAACGCGGTGGGGCTGAAAGTCGTTCGCGGGGAGATGGTTCACTTGTCGGTAGCCGGATTGCGCTGGATCGTGCACACACCCGACACAACCGTGACGGCTGATTCGGTCATGATCACCGGTCCGGGTCAGCCGCAGCGGTCGATGCTCCCCGAGGACCCGCGGATGTTGTCGATCGCACAGTTCTGGCAGCGCACCGCAGGTGACAACCGGATCGTTGCCGACGAAGTCGCGGTCATCGGGGGCGGCGAGACTGCCGCCTCGATACTAAACGAGCTTTTCCACCATCGGGTTTCAACGATTACCGCGATCTCGCCGCAAGCGACGTTGTTTACCCGTGGCGAGGGGTTCTTCGAGAATTCGCTGTTTTCCGATCCCGCGCAGTGGTGCAGCCTGACCCGCGCCGAACGGCGCGACTACATTGCCCGCACCGACCGAGGGGTGTTCTCCGCGCGGGCACAGGAGCTACTGCTTGCCGACGAGAGAATCAGGCATTTGCGGGGGCGGGTGGCCGATGCGCAAAATCGTGCCGGGCGTATCCGGATCACGGTGCACACCGACCGGCCCCAGCCGGCGGACCGGGGTGGTCTTGCCCCGGCGGGAGTGACCACCGCCGGGTTGTGCCACAGCGCTCCTGGCAATGAATTGTCCACGACTGTACACGATTTCGATCTGGTCGTGGATGGCTCCGGTGCCGACCCGCTGTGGTTCCTGCCGCTGCTGGATCAGGATGCCGTGGACATGCTCGAGTTGGAACTGGGCGGTCCGCTGACGAGTGACCGTCTCGAGGAGTCTATCGGGCACGACCTTGCTGTGCAGGGGCTGCATCCGAAACTTTTCCTGCCCAACCTATCCGGCTTCAACGCGGGGCCGGGATTTCCTAACCTGAGCTGCCTGGGACTGCTCGCCGACCGGGTGCTGGGTGCCGAAATCGGTGTCAGCGATGCGTCACGGGGACGAAGCGGTGAGTATCAATCCGTGTGA